In Natronoarchaeum philippinense, a single window of DNA contains:
- the trpC gene encoding indole-3-glycerol phosphate synthase yields the protein MDADEDVAPAVRSILDAADARDAPESGRVAVDPRSLDAAFAAAEADGRAPVIAEVKPTSPTTDGTRTEDPVELARAMVDGGAAALSVLTEPEHFGGSPEYLQSVRDAVDVPVLRKDFLLEESQLDAVEADVVLLIARFVGDDLADLLAAARDRGFQVLVEVHTREELERAIDAGAEFVGVNNRDLAKLEVDLSTFETVAEHAPDDVTLIAESGVSTPDDARRMRRAGADALLVGSAIMDYEDADDPTAAVQANTERLTAAESQTHDND from the coding sequence ATGGACGCTGATGAAGACGTAGCACCAGCAGTTCGGTCGATCCTCGACGCCGCCGACGCTCGGGACGCGCCCGAGAGTGGTCGCGTCGCGGTCGATCCGCGATCGCTGGACGCCGCGTTCGCGGCAGCCGAGGCCGACGGTCGTGCGCCGGTGATCGCCGAGGTGAAGCCGACAAGTCCCACCACGGACGGCACCCGGACGGAGGATCCGGTCGAACTCGCCCGCGCGATGGTCGACGGCGGCGCCGCGGCGCTGTCGGTGCTCACCGAACCAGAGCACTTCGGCGGCAGCCCGGAGTACCTCCAGTCGGTGCGCGACGCCGTCGACGTGCCGGTGCTGCGCAAGGACTTCCTACTGGAGGAGTCTCAACTCGACGCCGTCGAGGCCGATGTCGTCCTGCTGATCGCGCGATTCGTCGGCGACGATTTGGCCGACCTGCTGGCGGCGGCCCGCGATCGCGGCTTTCAGGTGCTCGTCGAAGTCCACACGCGAGAGGAGTTAGAGCGCGCGATCGACGCGGGCGCCGAGTTCGTCGGCGTGAACAACCGCGACCTCGCCAAACTGGAGGTCGACCTCTCGACGTTCGAGACGGTCGCCGAGCACGCACCCGACGACGTGACGCTGATCGCAGAGAGCGGCGTCTCGACGCCAGACGACGCCCGGCGAATGCGTCGGGCGGGCGCTGACGCCCTGCTGGTCGGGAGTGCGATCATGGACTACGAGGACGCGGACGATCCGACCGCGGCGGTACAGGCGAACACCGAACGACTGACGGCGGCCGAGTCCCAGACTCACGACAACGACTAA
- a CDS encoding PIN domain-containing protein translates to MYVETDFLLALIKDDDWLGDAAESVYREHHDELWTSPHALMELMLVAYREDRNVERVVANAAQLLEIRGDSDPLLVAATHVSEDGMTPFDALHLVHSGDDPIVSSDQTYDDLTDRIALEDLR, encoded by the coding sequence ATGTACGTCGAGACCGATTTTTTACTCGCGCTTATCAAGGACGACGACTGGCTCGGTGACGCCGCCGAGTCCGTGTATCGGGAACACCACGACGAGCTGTGGACCTCCCCACACGCGCTGATGGAACTGATGCTGGTCGCCTACCGTGAAGACCGGAACGTCGAACGCGTCGTAGCAAATGCCGCTCAGCTACTCGAAATCCGCGGGGACAGCGATCCACTGTTGGTCGCTGCAACACACGTCTCCGAGGACGGCATGACGCCGTTCGACGCGCTCCATCTGGTCCACTCCGGAGACGATCCGATCGTATCGAGCGACCAGACGTATGACGATCTGACCGATCGGATCGCACTAGAGGATCTCCGGTGA
- a CDS encoding nicotinamide-nucleotide adenylyltransferase: MTRGCYIGRFQPFHNGHRSMVEAIVDDGHVDELVLGIGSADASHSRHDPFTAGERIMMLTKSLVDVDLVTYAVPIEDLDRNSVWVSHVQSMSPDFDVAYSNNPLVIQLFEEAGVEVRQSPMFNREVLEGSEVRERMIKDGNWESLVPDAVAEVVEEIDGIERIQRVSETDSNGV, translated from the coding sequence ATGACCCGCGGGTGCTACATCGGACGATTTCAGCCGTTTCACAACGGCCATCGCAGCATGGTCGAGGCGATCGTCGATGACGGCCACGTCGACGAACTCGTCCTCGGGATCGGGAGCGCCGACGCCTCCCACTCCAGACACGACCCCTTCACCGCCGGCGAGCGCATCATGATGCTCACCAAGTCGCTGGTTGATGTCGACCTCGTGACCTACGCGGTGCCGATCGAGGACCTCGATCGCAACTCCGTCTGGGTGAGCCACGTCCAGAGCATGAGCCCCGACTTCGACGTGGCGTACTCGAACAACCCGCTGGTCATCCAGCTGTTCGAGGAAGCCGGCGTCGAGGTGCGCCAGTCGCCGATGTTCAACCGGGAGGTGCTGGAGGGATCGGAGGTCCGCGAGCGCATGATCAAGGACGGCAACTGGGAGTCGCTGGTGCCCGACGCCGTCGCCGAGGTCGTCGAGGAGATCGACGGCATCGAGCGCATCCAGCGCGTCAGCGAAACCGACAGCAACGGCGTCTGA
- a CDS encoding SAM hydrolase/SAM-dependent halogenase family protein, which yields MITLSSDFGSPYPAAMKGVVLQRTDARLVDVSHEFPRQDVRAAAFWLREILPYFPPATHLVVVDPGVGTDRAAVAVEAGEHVLVGPDNGVLLPAARALATQADAEAAAGDGTDAFAVHDIGYEDAESSTFHGRDVFAPAAAAVHDSWVDDGTVPNAVDGLGDVAPTDEFVDLELPEPKIEGDTIRGEVLVVDDFGNAITNVPGYVLEGLDEVRVDGQSVPAVETFAEVPEGQWLATVGSHGNVELDVNRGRGDDAFGVKASDSVRIEL from the coding sequence ATGATTACGCTTTCCTCGGATTTCGGATCGCCGTACCCCGCCGCGATGAAGGGTGTCGTTCTGCAGCGGACCGACGCCCGCCTCGTCGACGTGAGCCACGAGTTCCCGCGACAGGACGTGCGAGCCGCCGCGTTCTGGCTTCGTGAAATTCTACCGTACTTCCCGCCAGCGACACATCTGGTCGTCGTCGACCCCGGCGTCGGTACCGACAGGGCTGCCGTCGCCGTCGAGGCCGGCGAGCACGTCCTCGTGGGCCCCGACAACGGCGTCCTGCTGCCGGCCGCGCGAGCACTGGCGACGCAGGCCGACGCCGAAGCCGCGGCCGGCGACGGCACCGACGCGTTCGCCGTCCACGACATCGGTTACGAGGACGCCGAGTCGAGCACGTTCCACGGCCGGGACGTGTTCGCGCCCGCCGCGGCCGCAGTCCACGACTCATGGGTCGACGACGGCACCGTCCCGAACGCCGTCGACGGGCTCGGCGACGTGGCGCCGACCGACGAGTTCGTCGACCTCGAACTCCCCGAACCGAAGATCGAGGGTGACACGATCCGGGGCGAGGTGCTGGTCGTCGACGACTTCGGCAACGCCATCACGAACGTCCCGGGCTACGTGCTGGAGGGCCTCGACGAGGTGCGCGTCGACGGGCAGTCGGTGCCCGCCGTCGAGACGTTCGCCGAAGTTCCCGAAGGACAGTGGCTCGCCACCGTCGGGAGTCACGGGAACGTCGAACTCGATGTCAACCGCGGGCGTGGCGACGACGCTTTCGGAGTCAAAGCGAGCGATTCGGTGCGAATCGAGCTGTAG
- the trpA gene encoding tryptophan synthase subunit alpha codes for MSDDAAAATGDAAAAGEIEAAFAGDEPSLVPYVTAGDPEPEATAEYVEALAAGGADVIELGMPFSEPIADGPTIQNAIQRALAAGTTPERYFELVESLDVDVPLVCMTYYNLLYQYGDAREGSDYERLRPFVRRAAEAGISGLIIPDLPVDESDPLREACDEFGVDLIFVVAPTTTDERLEAMRERVSGFVYVQARLGTTGAQADVSDATHESLARLAEWSVPKAVGFGVSEREHAAEIVAAGADGVVAGSVFVDIVAEGDGDEGTVAERLEAKAAELKAGAIDGAEARPDEVGEPVDRTT; via the coding sequence ATGAGTGACGACGCCGCTGCGGCGACCGGCGACGCCGCCGCTGCTGGCGAGATCGAAGCCGCATTCGCGGGCGACGAGCCCTCGCTGGTCCCCTACGTCACGGCGGGCGATCCAGAGCCCGAAGCGACCGCCGAGTACGTCGAGGCGCTCGCGGCCGGCGGCGCCGACGTGATCGAACTCGGGATGCCCTTCTCCGAGCCGATCGCGGACGGGCCGACGATCCAGAACGCAATCCAGCGCGCGCTCGCGGCGGGCACGACGCCCGAACGCTACTTCGAACTGGTCGAATCGCTCGACGTGGACGTGCCGCTCGTCTGTATGACCTACTACAACCTGCTGTACCAGTACGGCGACGCCCGGGAGGGCAGCGACTACGAACGCCTGCGCCCGTTCGTCCGGCGCGCCGCCGAGGCGGGTATCTCCGGGCTGATCATCCCCGACCTGCCGGTCGACGAGTCCGATCCGCTCCGGGAGGCCTGCGACGAGTTCGGCGTCGATCTGATATTCGTCGTCGCGCCGACGACCACCGACGAGCGCTTAGAGGCGATGCGCGAGCGCGTCTCGGGGTTCGTCTACGTGCAGGCCCGACTCGGAACGACGGGGGCACAAGCCGATGTCAGCGACGCCACCCACGAGAGCCTCGCACGACTCGCAGAGTGGTCGGTCCCCAAAGCGGTCGGCTTCGGCGTCAGCGAGCGCGAGCACGCCGCAGAGATCGTCGCGGCGGGCGCCGACGGCGTCGTCGCCGGCAGCGTGTTCGTCGACATCGTCGCTGAGGGCGACGGTGACGAGGGGACCGTCGCGGAGCGGCTCGAAGCCAAAGCCGCCGAGCTGAAAGCCGGTGCGATCGATGGCGCCGAAGCGCGGCCCGACGAAGTCGGCGAACCGGTCGACCGCACGACGTGA
- the lonB gene encoding ATP-dependent protease LonB: protein MSNDTDTDDDPRRDGGGNAPAESPASQEEDAEERPGEPTEPTDDASDDAPSGTEQQPGDGVNENGRDDADPGGSAPTDDLDDEYGLEDDLGSEVEADIRDDFDEDDLLGGLDIDSTADLEIPDELVDHVIGQDDARDIVKKAAKQRRHVMMIGSPGTGKSMLAKAMSHLLPKEDLQDVLVYHNPDDGNEPKVRTVPAGKGDQIIDAHKEEARKRNQLRTFLMLIIVAIILGYTLLTPASLLLGIIAAVAVYILFRYTQRGSDAMIPNMIVNAADQTTAPFEDATGAHAGALLGDVRHDPFQSGGMETPSHDRVEPGAIHKANKGVLFVDEINTLDIRSQQKLMTAIQEGEFSITGQSERSSGAMVQTEPVPCDFIMIAAGNRDALENMHPALRSRIKGYGYEVFMDDTIEDTPEMRRKYIRFIAQEVEKDGRLPHFTPEAAEEVVLEAKRRSGRKGHLTLLFRNLGGLVRVAGDIARAEDKEFTEREDVLKAKQRSRSIEQQLADTYIERRKDYELTVADGDVVGRVNGLAVMGEDSGIMLPVMAEVAPAQGGGQVIATGKLQEMAEESVQNVSAIIKKFSDVDLSEKDVHIQFVQAGQQGVDGDSASITVATAVISALEDIPIRQDLAMTGSLSVRGDVLPVGGVTHKIEAAAKSGIETIIIPKANEQDVMIEDEYEEMVEIIPVSNISEVLDVALAGETEKDSLVDRLKSITGNALDPQVGPGGSNPSPQ from the coding sequence ATGAGTAACGACACGGATACCGACGACGACCCCCGCAGGGACGGGGGTGGCAACGCGCCCGCCGAGTCCCCGGCGTCCCAAGAGGAAGACGCCGAGGAGCGACCGGGCGAACCCACAGAGCCGACGGACGACGCGTCGGACGACGCGCCGTCGGGGACGGAACAGCAACCGGGAGACGGTGTGAACGAAAACGGTCGGGACGACGCAGATCCGGGGGGATCTGCCCCGACCGACGACCTCGACGACGAGTACGGCCTCGAAGACGACCTCGGGAGCGAGGTCGAGGCCGACATACGGGACGACTTCGACGAGGACGACCTGCTCGGGGGACTCGACATCGACTCCACTGCTGATCTGGAGATCCCCGACGAGCTGGTCGACCACGTCATCGGGCAGGACGACGCCCGCGACATCGTCAAAAAGGCGGCCAAACAGCGCCGTCACGTGATGATGATCGGGTCGCCCGGGACCGGCAAGTCGATGCTGGCCAAGGCGATGAGCCACCTCCTGCCGAAGGAGGATTTGCAGGACGTGCTGGTCTATCACAACCCCGACGACGGCAACGAGCCGAAGGTCCGGACCGTTCCGGCGGGGAAGGGCGACCAGATCATCGACGCCCACAAGGAGGAGGCCCGAAAGCGCAACCAGCTTCGGACCTTCCTGATGCTGATCATCGTTGCGATCATCCTCGGGTACACCCTCCTGACGCCCGCGTCGCTCCTGCTGGGCATCATCGCGGCGGTCGCAGTCTACATCCTGTTCCGCTACACCCAGCGCGGTAGCGACGCGATGATCCCCAACATGATCGTCAACGCCGCCGACCAGACGACGGCGCCGTTCGAGGACGCCACCGGCGCCCACGCCGGTGCGCTGCTGGGCGACGTTCGCCACGACCCCTTCCAGTCCGGCGGCATGGAGACGCCCAGCCACGACCGCGTCGAGCCGGGTGCGATCCACAAGGCCAACAAGGGCGTGCTCTTTGTCGACGAGATCAACACGCTCGACATCCGCAGCCAGCAGAAGCTGATGACGGCCATCCAGGAGGGCGAGTTCTCGATCACGGGCCAGTCCGAGCGCTCCTCGGGCGCGATGGTCCAGACCGAGCCCGTCCCCTGTGACTTCATCATGATCGCGGCCGGGAACCGCGACGCGTTGGAGAACATGCACCCCGCACTGCGCTCGCGTATCAAGGGCTACGGGTACGAGGTGTTCATGGACGACACCATCGAGGACACCCCCGAGATGCGGCGCAAGTACATCCGCTTTATCGCCCAAGAAGTCGAGAAAGACGGCCGTCTACCCCACTTCACGCCCGAAGCGGCCGAGGAGGTCGTGCTCGAAGCCAAGCGTCGGTCCGGCCGGAAGGGTCACCTGACGCTGCTGTTCCGGAACCTCGGCGGTCTGGTCCGCGTCGCGGGTGACATCGCCCGCGCCGAGGACAAGGAGTTCACCGAGCGCGAGGACGTGCTCAAGGCCAAGCAGCGCTCGCGCTCGATCGAGCAGCAACTCGCCGACACCTACATCGAGCGCCGCAAGGACTACGAGCTCACGGTCGCCGACGGCGACGTCGTCGGCCGCGTCAACGGGCTCGCCGTCATGGGCGAGGACTCGGGCATCATGCTCCCGGTCATGGCGGAGGTCGCACCCGCACAGGGCGGCGGCCAAGTGATCGCCACCGGGAAGCTCCAAGAGATGGCCGAGGAATCGGTCCAGAACGTCTCGGCGATCATCAAGAAGTTCTCCGACGTGGATCTCTCGGAGAAGGACGTTCACATCCAGTTCGTCCAAGCCGGCCAGCAGGGCGTCGACGGCGACTCGGCGTCGATCACGGTCGCCACCGCGGTCATCTCGGCGCTGGAGGACATCCCGATCCGACAGGATCTGGCGATGACCGGCTCGCTGTCGGTGCGGGGCGACGTGCTGCCCGTCGGCGGCGTCACCCACAAGATCGAAGCCGCCGCCAAGTCCGGCATCGAGACGATCATCATCCCCAAGGCCAACGAGCAAGACGTCATGATCGAGGACGAGTACGAGGAGATGGTCGAGATCATCCCCGTCAGCAACATCAGCGAAGTGCTCGATGTCGCGCTGGCCGGTGAGACCGAGAAGGACAGTCTCGTCGACCGCCTCAAGAGCATCACCGGGAACGCGCTCGATCCGCAGGTCGGACCCGGCGGCTCGAACCCCAGCCCGCAGTAA
- the trpB gene encoding tryptophan synthase subunit beta — protein MSTTKFGDYGGQYVPEVLMPAIEELTDAYERYVLDNEDGFMDEFRERLADFGGRPTPLQRADQLSERYDADIYLKREDLLHGGAHKLNNALGQVLLAKYMGKDRIVAETGAGQHGTATAMAAAHLDMPCEIYMGKRDINRQRPNVFRMRLNDAEVVPVTVGRGTLKEAINETMREWATSVEDTHYVIGSIVGPHPFPRMVRDFQSVISEEAREQVQEQAGRLPDSVVACAGGGSNTMGTFHEFVPDAEDGETTLYAVEAGGEGLFVDEDEGVAPHSASLSSGEEGVLHGARTKLLQDADGQIVESHSVSSGLDYAGVGPELSYLVDEGHVTPVSVDDDAALEGFHRLSQTEGIIPALESAHAVAFLEQQLGPDGIPEEAAEHDLGDVIVVNVSGRGDKDLESAIEETEKRDIDAAPDMGVFHE, from the coding sequence ATGAGCACGACGAAGTTCGGAGACTACGGCGGACAGTACGTACCGGAAGTGTTGATGCCGGCGATCGAGGAACTCACCGACGCCTACGAGCGCTACGTCCTCGACAACGAGGACGGCTTCATGGACGAGTTCCGCGAGCGCCTGGCCGACTTCGGCGGCCGGCCCACACCCTTGCAGCGGGCCGACCAACTGAGCGAGCGCTACGACGCCGACATCTACCTCAAGCGTGAAGATCTGCTCCACGGCGGCGCTCACAAACTCAACAACGCGCTCGGGCAGGTGCTGCTGGCGAAGTACATGGGGAAAGACCGAATCGTCGCCGAGACCGGCGCCGGCCAGCACGGCACGGCGACGGCGATGGCCGCGGCGCATCTGGACATGCCCTGCGAGATCTACATGGGCAAGCGCGACATCAATCGTCAGCGCCCCAACGTGTTCCGAATGCGCCTGAACGACGCCGAAGTCGTTCCGGTGACGGTCGGACGAGGTACGCTCAAGGAGGCGATCAACGAGACGATGCGCGAGTGGGCGACCAGCGTCGAGGACACCCACTACGTGATCGGCTCGATCGTCGGTCCCCACCCGTTCCCGCGAATGGTCCGAGACTTCCAGTCGGTCATCAGCGAGGAGGCCCGCGAGCAGGTTCAGGAACAGGCCGGTCGCCTGCCCGACAGCGTCGTCGCCTGCGCCGGCGGCGGCTCGAACACGATGGGGACGTTCCACGAGTTCGTCCCGGACGCGGAAGACGGAGAGACGACGCTCTACGCCGTCGAGGCCGGCGGCGAGGGCCTGTTCGTCGACGAGGACGAGGGCGTCGCCCCGCATTCGGCGTCGCTGTCGTCGGGCGAGGAGGGCGTGCTCCACGGCGCCCGCACCAAGCTCCTGCAGGACGCCGACGGCCAGATCGTCGAGTCCCACAGCGTCTCCTCGGGGCTGGACTACGCCGGCGTCGGGCCGGAGCTGTCCTATCTCGTCGACGAGGGCCACGTCACGCCGGTCAGCGTCGACGACGACGCCGCACTGGAGGGGTTCCACCGGCTCTCGCAGACCGAGGGGATCATCCCCGCGCTGGAGTCGGCCCACGCCGTCGCGTTCCTCGAACAGCAACTCGGTCCCGACGGCATCCCGGAGGAAGCGGCCGAACACGATCTGGGCGACGTGATCGTCGTGAACGTCTCCGGTCGGGGCGACAAGGACCTCGAATCGGCCATCGAGGAGACCGAGAAGCGCGACATCGATGCCGCGCCTGACATGGGGGTCTTCCATGAGTGA
- a CDS encoding AbrB/MazE/SpoVT family DNA-binding domain-containing protein: MEVEAGDGRVYLPQKLRDKFGDRFELIDRGDRIVLLPVADDPLEALRDEFDDVDESATELRGRARQDAIDDAGS; this comes from the coding sequence ATGGAAGTCGAGGCCGGGGACGGTCGAGTGTACCTCCCACAGAAACTGCGGGACAAGTTCGGTGACCGATTCGAACTGATCGACAGGGGCGACAGGATCGTGCTGCTCCCGGTGGCAGACGACCCGCTCGAAGCGCTTCGGGACGAATTCGACGACGTGGACGAATCAGCGACGGAGTTACGCGGCCGAGCGCGGCAGGACGCAATCGACGACGCGGGGAGCTAG
- a CDS encoding MGMT family protein: MNPDDAGIYARDADYLDRAVQLGVASGKVLRVTFPDAPDADATPDHPLLDRIEDYLTGVEEADFADVQVALTVPTDQRKVLETVRDVPYGESITVAAVARMTPNLNDDEEADIALVRTALAENPAPLLIPDHRISDGPSAAPPPVEQRLRSIEGL, encoded by the coding sequence ATGAACCCAGACGACGCTGGTATCTACGCCCGTGACGCCGACTACCTTGACCGAGCGGTCCAACTCGGCGTCGCCAGCGGCAAGGTGTTGCGAGTGACGTTCCCCGACGCCCCGGACGCCGACGCGACGCCCGATCACCCGCTTTTGGACCGAATCGAGGACTACCTGACTGGCGTCGAGGAAGCCGACTTCGCCGACGTGCAGGTCGCCCTGACGGTGCCGACCGACCAGCGCAAGGTGCTCGAAACGGTGCGAGACGTTCCCTACGGCGAATCGATCACGGTCGCCGCCGTCGCACGCATGACGCCGAACCTGAACGACGACGAAGAAGCAGATATCGCGCTCGTTCGCACCGCATTGGCGGAGAATCCGGCGCCGCTGCTCATCCCCGACCACCGGATCAGCGACGGCCCCAGCGCCGCGCCGCCGCCGGTCGAACAGCGCCTGCGGTCGATCGAGGGGCTCTAA
- a CDS encoding CPBP family intramembrane glutamic endopeptidase, with protein sequence MTQWAAFALVATVVLVVVLALARATQSASEQAPSSAARDGSQARQDIESRGVSSPRSQAYEDAAEHSSASPDSHTRQDAGSPTAASESSLGGARENAGEQTSPSPRSQAHEDANIRTLSTAALLANVVVTHGLLAAIVLVAAWAADIPATALGIDAAANVGWTPLAVGLGLGGALYAGNELLAAGFDRAGIEYDETLRGALGPDSIVGWIVLLGIALPIIAVFEELLFRAALIGALSAGFGVSPWVLAVISSLAFGLGHGIQGPTGVAVTGLLGFVLAAAFVMTGSLLTVVVAHYLINALEFLVHERLGVEW encoded by the coding sequence GTGACTCAGTGGGCCGCGTTTGCGCTGGTCGCCACGGTCGTACTGGTCGTCGTGCTCGCGCTCGCGCGGGCGACGCAGTCGGCGTCGGAGCAGGCGCCGTCCAGTGCAGCGCGCGACGGCTCGCAGGCTCGGCAGGACATCGAATCGCGAGGCGTTTCGAGCCCTCGTTCGCAAGCTTACGAGGACGCCGCGGAACACAGTTCCGCGAGTCCTGACTCGCACACTCGTCAGGACGCCGGAAGCCCCACCGCGGCTTCCGAGTCCTCGCTCGGTGGCGCTCGCGAGAACGCCGGAGAGCAAACCTCTCCGAGCCCTCGTTCGCAAGCTCACGAGGACGCCAACATCCGGACGCTCTCGACTGCCGCCCTGCTCGCCAACGTCGTCGTTACCCACGGCCTGCTGGCCGCAATCGTGCTGGTCGCCGCGTGGGCGGCAGACATCCCCGCGACCGCGCTCGGAATCGACGCCGCCGCGAACGTCGGCTGGACGCCGCTGGCCGTCGGCCTCGGACTCGGAGGTGCGCTGTACGCGGGCAACGAACTACTGGCGGCGGGATTCGACCGCGCCGGGATCGAGTACGACGAGACGCTACGGGGCGCACTCGGCCCCGACTCGATCGTAGGATGGATCGTCCTACTCGGGATCGCGCTGCCGATCATCGCCGTCTTCGAGGAACTGCTGTTTCGGGCCGCGTTGATCGGCGCGCTCTCGGCCGGATTCGGCGTCTCGCCGTGGGTACTGGCGGTGATCTCCTCGCTGGCCTTCGGGCTCGGCCACGGTATTCAGGGGCCGACCGGCGTGGCCGTGACGGGGCTGCTCGGGTTCGTGCTGGCGGCAGCGTTCGTAATGACGGGGAGCCTGCTGACCGTCGTCGTCGCGCACTACCTCATCAACGCGCTGGAGTTTCTCGTCCACGAACGGCTCGGCGTCGAGTGGTAG
- a CDS encoding 2-amino-3,7-dideoxy-D-threo-hept-6-ulosonate synthase, which yields MTIGTDARLERIGTDGKFVVVPMDHGITLGAVQGLKDIESTIDAVTSGGVDAVLTQKGIASRVHGNKNGKGFIVHLNASTSIGPDSNDKRRTGTVEEAVRAGADAVSYHINVGSKYERDQLADLAKVTDEADRLGIPVLAMAYARGVHLEGEDPEHDAENLGHAVRLAEEVGADIVKTAYSGDAESFAHVTSSTSLPVVIAGGARGTDRETIEMVRGAMDAGADGISMGRSIFQHEDPRAISEAVTGVVHEDLSSEEALERAGLAVEA from the coding sequence ATGACTATCGGAACGGACGCGCGACTCGAGCGCATCGGGACAGACGGGAAATTCGTCGTCGTCCCGATGGACCACGGGATCACACTCGGCGCAGTACAGGGACTCAAAGACATCGAATCGACGATCGACGCGGTGACCAGCGGCGGCGTCGACGCCGTGCTCACCCAGAAGGGGATCGCCTCCCGCGTTCACGGGAACAAGAACGGAAAAGGCTTCATCGTCCATCTCAACGCTTCTACCTCGATCGGGCCGGACTCGAACGACAAGCGCCGCACCGGAACGGTGGAGGAGGCCGTCCGCGCCGGCGCCGACGCCGTCTCCTACCACATCAACGTCGGCAGCAAGTACGAGCGCGACCAGTTAGCTGATCTGGCCAAAGTTACTGACGAGGCCGACCGCCTCGGCATCCCGGTGCTGGCGATGGCCTACGCCCGCGGAGTACACCTCGAAGGCGAGGACCCAGAGCACGACGCCGAGAATCTGGGCCACGCGGTCCGACTCGCCGAGGAGGTCGGCGCAGACATCGTCAAGACCGCCTACAGCGGCGACGCCGAGAGCTTCGCGCACGTCACGTCCTCGACCAGCCTGCCGGTCGTCATCGCCGGCGGCGCGCGGGGCACCGACCGCGAGACGATCGAGATGGTCCGCGGGGCGATGGACGCCGGCGCCGACGGCATCTCGATGGGTCGATCGATCTTCCAGCACGAGGACCCCCGCGCGATTTCGGAAGCCGTGACCGGCGTCGTCCACGAGGATCTCAGTTCCGAGGAAGCTCTCGAACGGGCCGGACTGGCCGTCGAAGCGTAA
- a CDS encoding HFX_2341 family transcriptional regulator domain-containing protein has protein sequence MDAVDRVHVVPFGSEFDRIVEPVVRYRADVVYLLEHDDPHGTTPTYHDEVVAAIEDEGIEVRRRDCNLVDVYDVLGVVTTVAAEHRGDSVRVNVSGAGTIAAIGATIACMDVSTDATAYYVEPESYAHDAEAEPISEGFSDLATLPTYPVDSPSRDQVAIMSYVAEREGGTARPKKRDLIDHAEAEALSFIADRDPANDKAKFRLLDTHVVAPLVEDGYLEIKKVGRRHLVALTDRGHDALRAFRHKLAHPE, from the coding sequence ATGGACGCCGTCGATCGGGTACACGTCGTGCCGTTCGGGAGCGAGTTCGACCGGATCGTCGAGCCGGTCGTGCGCTACCGCGCCGACGTGGTCTACCTGCTCGAACACGACGACCCACACGGGACGACGCCGACGTACCACGACGAGGTCGTCGCCGCCATCGAAGACGAGGGCATCGAAGTGCGTCGCCGCGACTGCAATCTCGTCGACGTGTACGACGTGCTCGGCGTCGTCACGACCGTGGCGGCCGAGCACCGCGGCGATTCGGTGCGCGTGAACGTCTCGGGCGCGGGCACGATCGCCGCCATCGGCGCGACGATCGCCTGCATGGACGTGTCGACCGACGCGACCGCCTACTACGTCGAGCCGGAGAGCTACGCCCACGACGCCGAAGCAGAGCCGATCAGCGAGGGATTCTCCGATCTGGCGACGCTACCGACCTACCCCGTTGACTCGCCCTCGCGCGATCAAGTTGCGATCATGTCCTACGTCGCCGAGCGCGAGGGCGGCACCGCCCGCCCGAAAAAGCGCGACCTGATCGACCACGCCGAAGCGGAGGCGCTTTCCTTTATCGCCGATCGCGATCCCGCCAACGACAAGGCGAAGTTCCGGCTGCTCGACACGCACGTCGTCGCGCCGCTGGTCGAGGACGGGTATCTGGAGATCAAGAAAGTCGGTCGGCGGCATCTCGTCGCGTTGACCGACCGCGGCCACGACGCGCTCCGGGCGTTTCGGCACAAACTGGCGCATCCCGAGTAG